In Lineus longissimus chromosome 9, tnLinLong1.2, whole genome shotgun sequence, one genomic interval encodes:
- the LOC135493267 gene encoding uncharacterized protein LOC135493267 yields MDRLFCIAALFHMIMASSNNASFDKVNCTIHDVDAATSNKTINCNGTFRDIDDPANSNKTIYNGTISDVNDPATANKTIHDIVKENLCKSVCQEDACQPNYDWPFGTGCYCDWACNIAKDCCFEAAQCEANMTKAENDARTQFENLFSYMSCWEIKLDGKYEKYWMVTRCPIKANEKFAQYCREGLPGFLEMSYLPLTDGIVSFRNYFCALCHVGASKAALLSSWNATKKCFDNDSNADSCRLEFNKLVDFKGLGFLAFRKCHSDFEYAVSSCSSVAPVEDVPQNISDSCGRVFAPVQVVAPFFGPIYKDIHCALCNGIRFETKLKCAAIPYVGPSGDVPNRDLNPVFSFKLLLDFERIQKEICDEWEIFDEDESLCKPVVCSEGYFASNGFCRKIIFLTIFVIGRATVDEKALLAELDVGFQKQPLGVANFTSVANNDSKQIFAEIFLRASIEFESQEIDELVSKLDKIWIDNFQMSSQLAFDGCHETNSVRINSTFGFRSFLANTSDYLLVVTPENSGMNLTTYLCSNSSKLSCPKVLYPKENYQWADGAPLVRPGSALTLRSDEFEIVDDFVFICADALQEKWSLFQGFLNDDDIQGVVTLVGLSLSLAGLAYTVLTYLILSPLRTLPGKMLMNLCVALFTSQLIFLTALDKTDDRIICSVIAMAEHYAWLVTFCWMNAISWNAMKTFSAKGMKDKDQVRKSYIRYYLYSWGTPALVVATCAVIEFCACTEFEVGYGNRNVCWISNFNTLMYTFALPICLIICSNIIMFSYTVSNIFKVSEMTKVTHSDKESRLNFWLYVKLSSVMGLTWIFGFLAAATNVKALWYVFIVFNTTQGILIGAGFSLNRRVLKMYSTEYSKSGSSRSVVRGDTLSSSKDQRTG; encoded by the exons ATGGATCGACTTTTCTGTATTGCCGCCCTTTTTCACATGATCATGGCTTCTTCGAATAACGCCTCATTTGACAAAG TTAATTGCACAATCCATGATGTTGACGCAGCGACTTCAAACAAAACAATCAACTGCAACGGAACATTCAGAGATATTGATGACCCAGCAAATTCCAACAAAACTATATACAACGGAACAATCAGTGATGTTAATGACCCAGCGACCGCCAACAAAACAATTCACGATATTGTCAAGGAGAATCTTTGCAAAAGCGTGTGTCAGGAAGATGCGTGCCAACCGAATTATGATTGGCCTTTCGGTACAGGTTGTTACTGCGACTGGGCTTGCAACATCGCTAAAGATTGCTGCTTCGAAGCTGCTCAGTGCGAGGCGAATATGACAAAGGCGGAGAATGACGCGAGGACGCAGTTTGAAAACTTGTTCTCGTATATGAGTTGTTGGGAGATCAAATTGGATGGGAAGTATGAAAAGTACTGGATGGTGACGCGGTGCCCCATAAAGGCAAACGAAAAGTTTGCGCAGTACTGCCGGGAAGGTCTCCCAGGCTTTCTGGAGATGAGTTATCTACCTTTGACAGATGGTATCGTTTCTTTTCGCAACTACTTCTGCGCACTCTGTCATGTTGGTGCATCAAAAGCGGCGTTGCTTTCGTCCTGGAATGCGACGAAAAAATGCTTTGATAATGACTCAAATGCCGACTCCTGTCGCTTAGAATTTAACAAACTGGTTGATTTCAAGGGACTTGGTTTCCTTGCATTTAGAAAGTGCCATTCTGATTTTGAGTACGCGGTCAGTTCGTGTTCGTCAGTCGCGCCCGTGGAAGACGTTCCTCAGAATATCTCAGATAGCTGTGGCCGTGTTTTCGCGCCTGTACAGGTTGTCGCCCCCTTTTTTGGACCAATATACAAGGACATACATTGCGCCTTGTGTAATGGTATCAGGTTTGAGACAAAACTTAAATGTGCAGCAATACCTTATGTTGGTCCCTCGGGTGATGTACCAAATCGGGATTTGAACCCAGTATTTTCTTTCAAACTCTTACTCGACTTCGAAAGAATCCAAAAAGAAATCTGCGACGAATGGGAGATATTCGACGAAGACGAAAGTCTCTGTAAACCCGTTGTTTGCAGCGAGGGCTACTTTGCCAGCAACGGGTTTTGTAGAAAGATAATTTTCTTGACAATATTCGTTATCGGCAGAGCCACAGTTGACGAAAAAGCGTTATTAGCAGAGCTGGATGTAGGATTCCAAAAACAGCCACTTGGTGTTGCCAATTTTACCTCTGTTGCAAACAATGACAGCAAACAGATTTTCGCTGAAATATTTTTGAGGGCATCAATAGAATTTGAAAGTCAAGAAATCGATGAGTTGGTGTCCAAGTTGGATAAAATATGGATTGACAACTTTCAAATGTCTTCACAATTGGCATTTGACGGGTGCCATGAAACGAATTCAGTACGCATAAATTCTACGTTTGGTTTTAGGTCGTTCCTAGCCAATACGAGCGACTACCTCTTGGTAGTCACCCCTGAAAATTCTGGCATGAACCTTACAACCTACTTATGTTCGAACAGCTCAAAGCTGAGTTGCCCGAAGGTACTCTATCCGAAGGAAAACTACCAATGGGCGGATGGAGCGCCACTGGTCCGGCCTGGATCCGCGTTAACGCTCAGGTCAGACGAGTTCGAAATTGTAGACGATTTCGTCTTCATCTGCGCTGACGCTCTGCAGGAAAAATGGTCATTGTTCCAAGGTTTTCTAAACGATGATGACATCCAAGGCGTCGTGACTCTCGTCGGGCTGTCCCTGTCTCTAGCAGGGCTTGCCTACACCGTCCTAACCTACCTCATCCTATCTCCACTGAGGACACTCCCGGGAAAGATGCTCATGAACCTCTGCGTTGCGCTGTTCACTTCCCAATTAATCTTCTTGACGGCTTTGGACAAAACAGACGACCGAATAATTTGTTCTGTCATAGCCATGGCGGAGCATTACGCGTGGTTGGTTACATTTTGTTGGATGAACGCGATTTCTTGGAATGCCATGAAGACATTCAGCGCAAAGGGGATGAAAGACAAAGACCAGGTACGGAAATCTTACATCAGGTACTATCTCTACAGCTGGGGAACGCCAGCTTTAGTCGTTGCAACCTGTGCTGTCATCGAATTCTGCGCCTGTACAGAATTCGAAGTTGGTTACGGCAACAGGAATGTTTGTTGGATATCAAACTTTAACACACTTATGTACACTTTCGCTTTACCCATTTGTTTAATAATCTGCTCCAACATTATCATGTTTTCGTATACCGTCTCCAACATATTCAAAGTGTCAGAAATGACAAAGGTGACCCATTCAGACAAAGAAAGCAGATTGAACTTTTGGCTCTACGTGAAGTTATCCTCCGTAATGGGACTGACTTGGATTTTTGGCTTCCTTGCCGCTGCCACGAACGTCAAAGCTTTATGGTACGTGTTCATTGTTTTTAATACAACACAAGGAATTCTCATTGGGGCCGGATTCTCCCTGAATCGACGCGTTTTAAAGATGTACTCGACAGAGTACAGTAAGTCGGGAAGCTCTAGGTCTGTCGTGAGGGGTGACACGTTGTCCTCGTCGAAAGACCAGCGAACAGGTTAA
- the LOC135493268 gene encoding uncharacterized protein LOC135493268 isoform X1 translates to MAVSATSSGSKSTIKIVANIFISFIGAGVLGLPFAFKEAGVIEGILVMSAVGLVSVKAMLLIIDCKYKLIKKHQLSPTHKKDPGGSDKKLIIDVTTERGTGEEKCDLLREQNGTVKEDPMIPEAPGQELSYGDVGFYAIGKSGRLLVDVAILVSQVGFCCAYLIFILENLSDYIKGVPLWGWLLILLPPLYLLTLLRHLSSLAISSLFAQCSNLMAFGVVFWFDLEHLYKVEVHPKSMSIYGLPFFLAVGIYCYEGAGMILSLESSMAKEIRHRFKWLFMSTMVIVTLLYISFGVFGYLSFGPETNAIITLNLPKGSSLDFAIMVKSCLCLSLFFTYPVMMFPVMRILERKLSMDPNKRWPGNVLRFLMVSLTGMIVMVIPNFANLMALIGASCCTLLAFILPGLFHMFIYRGTLTKWQWFVDVFLILMGVVGTIIGMLDTFRRLQVQGYSAHDERIIAQNISHIMMTSTSTMPATTLIVPTTQ, encoded by the exons ATGGCTGTTTCGGCCACATCATCAGGGTCTAAGAGCACCATAAAGATTGTGGCCAACATTTTTATATCATTCATTGGGGCAGGTGTCCTTGGTTTGCCGTTTGCTTTCAAGGAG GCCGGTGTAATAGAAGGCATTCTAGTCATGTCAGCTGTAGGACTTGTTAG TGTAAAAGCAATGCTCTTAATCATAGACTGTAAATACAAGCTGATCAAAAAGCACCAACTTTCGCCGACACATAAAAAGGACCCTGGTGGCAGCGATAAGAAGCTCATAATCGATGTGACCACAGAGCGTGGGACCGGGGAGGAAAAATGTGATCTGTTGAGGGAACAAAATGGCACAGTCAAGGAAGATCCCATGATACCAGAG GCCCCAGGGCAAGAGTTATCCTACGGCGATGTTGGATTTTATGCCATCGGAAAATCGGGACGACTTCTGGTTGATGTGGCTATTTTGGTTTCACAAGTCG gtttttgttgtGCCTACCTCATCTTTATACTTGAAAACTTGTCAGATTATATAAAAGGAGTTCCTTT ATGGGGCTGGTTACTCATTCTCCTGCCGCCGTTATATTTGCTCACCCTCCTCAGACATCTGAGCAGCTTGGCTATTTCAAG TTTGTTTGCTCAGTGTTCTAACCTGATGGCATTTGGTGTAGTTTTCTGGTTTGACTTGGAGCACCTCTATAAAGTAGA GGTGCATCCCAAGAGTATGTCCATATATGGTCTTCCATTCTTCCTGGCCGTCGGCATATACTGCTATGAGGGTGCAGGTATGATCCTCTCGCTGGAATCCTCTATGGCGAAAGAAATTCGACATAGATTTAAATG GTTGTTCATGTCAACTATGGTTATCGTCACGCTGCTGTATATATCATTCGGAGTTTTTGGTTATCTT TCATTTGGTCCAGAAACAAACGCCATCATCACGCTAAATCTGCCGAAGGGGTCCTCGTTGGATTTTGCAATCATGGTCAAATCCTGCCTGTGTCtttcattattttttacatACCCAG TCATGATGTTTCCTGTGATGAGAATACTAGAAAGAAAATTATCGATGGATCCGAATAAACGATGGCCTGGG AATGTATTGCGGTTCTTGATGGTATCTCTAACAGGCATGATAGTCATGGTCATACCCAACTTCGCCAATCTAATGGCATTGATTGGTGCCAGCTGCTGTACTCTCCTTGCATTCATCCTGCCAGGTCTTTTCCATATGTTTATTTACAGGGG GACGTTAACCAAATGGCAGTGGTTTGTGGATGTTTTCCTCATATTGATGGGCGTAGTCGG TACCATAATAGGAATGTTGGATACATTCAGAAGACTCCAAGTCCAAGGATATTCTGCTCACGACGAACGAATCATTGCTCAAAATATATCGCATATTATGATGACGTCGACTTCAACGATGCCAGCTACGACTCTGATAGTACCTACGACACAGTAG
- the LOC135493268 gene encoding uncharacterized protein LOC135493268 isoform X2, whose protein sequence is MAVSATSSGSKSTIKIVANIFISFIGAGVLGLPFAFKEAGVIEGILVMSAVGLVSVKAMLLIIDCKYKLIKKHQLSPTHKKDPGGSDKKLIIDVTTERGTGEEKCDLLREQNGTVKEDPMIPEAPGQELSYGDVGFYAIGKSGRLLVDVAILVSQVGFCCAYLIFILENLSDYIKGVPLWGWLLILLPPLYLLTLLRHLSSLAISSLFAQCSNLMAFGVVFWFDLEHLYKVEVHPKSMSIYGLPFFLAVGIYCYEGAGMILSLESSMAKEIRHRFKWLFMSTMVIVTLLYISFGVFGYLSFGPETNAIITLNLPKGSSLDFAIMVKSCLCLSLFFTYPVMMFPVMRILERKLSMDPNKRWPGNVLRFLMVSLTGMIVMVIPNFANLMALIGASCCTLLAFILPGLFHMFIYRGTLTKWQWFVDVFLILMGVVGCAVCLTDTIKRMVHGDRSLV, encoded by the exons ATGGCTGTTTCGGCCACATCATCAGGGTCTAAGAGCACCATAAAGATTGTGGCCAACATTTTTATATCATTCATTGGGGCAGGTGTCCTTGGTTTGCCGTTTGCTTTCAAGGAG GCCGGTGTAATAGAAGGCATTCTAGTCATGTCAGCTGTAGGACTTGTTAG TGTAAAAGCAATGCTCTTAATCATAGACTGTAAATACAAGCTGATCAAAAAGCACCAACTTTCGCCGACACATAAAAAGGACCCTGGTGGCAGCGATAAGAAGCTCATAATCGATGTGACCACAGAGCGTGGGACCGGGGAGGAAAAATGTGATCTGTTGAGGGAACAAAATGGCACAGTCAAGGAAGATCCCATGATACCAGAG GCCCCAGGGCAAGAGTTATCCTACGGCGATGTTGGATTTTATGCCATCGGAAAATCGGGACGACTTCTGGTTGATGTGGCTATTTTGGTTTCACAAGTCG gtttttgttgtGCCTACCTCATCTTTATACTTGAAAACTTGTCAGATTATATAAAAGGAGTTCCTTT ATGGGGCTGGTTACTCATTCTCCTGCCGCCGTTATATTTGCTCACCCTCCTCAGACATCTGAGCAGCTTGGCTATTTCAAG TTTGTTTGCTCAGTGTTCTAACCTGATGGCATTTGGTGTAGTTTTCTGGTTTGACTTGGAGCACCTCTATAAAGTAGA GGTGCATCCCAAGAGTATGTCCATATATGGTCTTCCATTCTTCCTGGCCGTCGGCATATACTGCTATGAGGGTGCAGGTATGATCCTCTCGCTGGAATCCTCTATGGCGAAAGAAATTCGACATAGATTTAAATG GTTGTTCATGTCAACTATGGTTATCGTCACGCTGCTGTATATATCATTCGGAGTTTTTGGTTATCTT TCATTTGGTCCAGAAACAAACGCCATCATCACGCTAAATCTGCCGAAGGGGTCCTCGTTGGATTTTGCAATCATGGTCAAATCCTGCCTGTGTCtttcattattttttacatACCCAG TCATGATGTTTCCTGTGATGAGAATACTAGAAAGAAAATTATCGATGGATCCGAATAAACGATGGCCTGGG AATGTATTGCGGTTCTTGATGGTATCTCTAACAGGCATGATAGTCATGGTCATACCCAACTTCGCCAATCTAATGGCATTGATTGGTGCCAGCTGCTGTACTCTCCTTGCATTCATCCTGCCAGGTCTTTTCCATATGTTTATTTACAGGGG GACGTTAACCAAATGGCAGTGGTTTGTGGATGTTTTCCTCATATTGATGGGCGTAGTCGG TTGCGCTGTGTGTCTCACTGATACTATTAAGAGAATGGTTCATGGTGACAGGAGTCTTGTTTGA
- the LOC135493959 gene encoding transmembrane protein 272-like isoform X1 → MGNPDDAEAQMEEPAPLYNPNDSPPTYDSLFGKVRAAKNESQGNVTFVKKVMVIFCSSIGCTICIALMMAIPVSMIAIGVLYLNSCNIERFIPIYLIVGGCFGVLKNLSNLVQNICNRKQDKEDENAKTNPFDGLVSCFLLAWFIAGNVWIYRVYNQVNYENAASPNYCHPTLYLYAFWVTTASYIVLASTCCCVCFVGCVSLCCSRK, encoded by the exons ATGGGGAACCCGGATGACGCGGAGGCGCAGATGGAAGAGCCAGCACCACTTTACAACCCTAATG ATTCACCGCCAACCTATGACTCTCTCTTTGGCAAAGTAAGGGCAGCAAAGAATGAATCACAGGGAAACGTGACCTTCGTGAagaaggtcatggtcatcttctgTTCATCAA TTGGCTGCACCATATGTATTGCTTTGATGATGGCCATCCCGGTATCAATGATCGCCATTG GGGTTCTCTATCTGAATTCCTGTAACATCGAGAGGTTCATTCCAATCTACCTGATCGTCGGAGGCTGCTTCGGTGTTCTGAAAAATTTATCGAATCTCGTTCAGAATATTTGCAACAGGAAGCAGGATAAAGAAGACGAGAATGCCAAGACGAATCCATTTGATGGGCTCGTTAGCTGCTTCTTATTGGCCTGGTTTATTGCGG GCAATGTTTGGATCTATCGCGTTTACAACCAAGTCAACTACGAAAACGCCGCAAGTCCTAACTATTGTCATCCGACCCTTTATCTCTACGCGTTCTGGGTGACCACAGCAAGTTATATCGTCCTCGCCTCGACATGTTGTTGCGTCTGTTTTGTTGGCTGTGTCTCCTTGTGTTGTAGTCGGAAGTAA
- the LOC135493959 gene encoding transmembrane protein 272-like isoform X2, with amino-acid sequence MDTPPEYDVAVDLETNEKDSPPTYDSLFGKVRAAKNESQGNVTFVKKVMVIFCSSIGCTICIALMMAIPVSMIAIGVLYLNSCNIERFIPIYLIVGGCFGVLKNLSNLVQNICNRKQDKEDENAKTNPFDGLVSCFLLAWFIAGNVWIYRVYNQVNYENAASPNYCHPTLYLYAFWVTTASYIVLASTCCCVCFVGCVSLCCSRK; translated from the exons ATGGATACACCACCAGAATACGATGTTGCGGTTGATTTGGAAACCAACGAGAAAG ATTCACCGCCAACCTATGACTCTCTCTTTGGCAAAGTAAGGGCAGCAAAGAATGAATCACAGGGAAACGTGACCTTCGTGAagaaggtcatggtcatcttctgTTCATCAA TTGGCTGCACCATATGTATTGCTTTGATGATGGCCATCCCGGTATCAATGATCGCCATTG GGGTTCTCTATCTGAATTCCTGTAACATCGAGAGGTTCATTCCAATCTACCTGATCGTCGGAGGCTGCTTCGGTGTTCTGAAAAATTTATCGAATCTCGTTCAGAATATTTGCAACAGGAAGCAGGATAAAGAAGACGAGAATGCCAAGACGAATCCATTTGATGGGCTCGTTAGCTGCTTCTTATTGGCCTGGTTTATTGCGG GCAATGTTTGGATCTATCGCGTTTACAACCAAGTCAACTACGAAAACGCCGCAAGTCCTAACTATTGTCATCCGACCCTTTATCTCTACGCGTTCTGGGTGACCACAGCAAGTTATATCGTCCTCGCCTCGACATGTTGTTGCGTCTGTTTTGTTGGCTGTGTCTCCTTGTGTTGTAGTCGGAAGTAA
- the LOC135493431 gene encoding testis-expressed protein 26-like gives MATGVLAYAYSPQMGTETMNYMTAETRLGEDNLTPGFITHLEKFYKKANAKDRAKCLELLTALNIQEDLNTKLQPCRSLQPSRCKTPGPNWKPLSGAPTPEIISDTPRVKFVPAPPLRPKTAMALAGRRINKDPYQTTYSREFVGMTGQAATEDRPSTSKGIIPSSYKLSGATTYSTEFAKKPVIKAEQTRAGSSSGNRRNNPHPKEAFMVWRFGQDQLPERPDSKWATGLTDEIMDKVVRGKCRSTYQNDYIGSRQGQKMESSSLLSDMSEDLRQNVPFSLDSSMRQAYQVPRQQPIFKGNTSRFGCNRRVAATGTVPDTSTSQMHIKTRTTYEREFSDNVPANATDLRDIGRRLGAETLQKYMDTTNDNEKETLTAMLKAPNDSRCGSRSSSRHARVIPEATQIYSYKPEDFKPQWLSSWTGPM, from the exons ATGGCTACGGGGGTACTAGCCTATGCTTACTCTCCCCAGATGGGGACCGAAACAATGAATTATATGACAGCAGAGACCAGG ttaGGAGAGGACAATCTCACTCCAGGTTTCATAACGCACTTGGAGAAATTTTACAAAAAGGCGAACGCGAAGGACAGGGCAAAGTGTTTAGAGTTACTGACCGCCCTTAACATTCAAGAGGACTTGAATACAAAACTACAACCGTGTAGGAGTCTACAACCGTCGAGGTGTAAAACCCCAGGACCGAATTGGAAACCATTATCAGGAGCACCGACACCTGAGATTATTTCAGACACACCCCGTGTAAAATTCGTACCAGCCCCGCCTCTGAGACCAAAAACTGCTATGGCTCTTGCAG GACGCCGTATCAATAAAGATCCTTACCAGACGACGTATTCGAGGGAATTTGTTGGAATGACCGGACAGGCGGCGACTGAGGACAG ACCGAGTACATCCAAGGGCATCATTCCTTCCTCATACAAATTATCCGGTGCTACCACGTATAGTACCGAGTTCGCTAAAAAGCCAGTCATTAAGGCCGAGCAGACGAGGGCAGGAAGTTCAAGCGGAAACCGACGGAATAACCCACACCCGAAAGAG GCTTTTATGGTGTGGCGATTTGGCCAGGACCAACTCCCGGAGAGACCCGACAGCAAGTGGGCAACAGGACTCACGGATGAGATTATGGACAAGGTCGTCAGAGGAAAGTGCCGATCAACGTACCAAAACGACTACATAGGGTCACGCCAAG GCCAAAAGATGGAATCGTCAAGCTTAttatcagacatgtcagaagattTGAGACAAAATGTGCCCTTTTCCCTCGATTCGAGTATGAGACAAGCGTACCAAGTACCCAGGCAGCAACCGATTTTCAAGGGGAACACCTCGAGGTTTGGCTGCAACAGGAGAGTCGCCGCCACTGGCACAG TACCAGACACATCGACGTCACAGATGCATATAAAGACGAGGACCACCTACGAGAGAGAGTTCAGCGACAACGTCCCTGCAAACGCCACCGACCTCCGGGACATTGGGCGAAGATTGGGCGCGGAAACTCTACAGAAATATATGGATACTACAAATGACAATG AGAAGGAAACCTTGACGGCGATGTTGAAAGCACCAAACGATAGCCGATGCGGTTCACGATCCAGCTCCAGGCATGCGCGCGTCATACCAGAAGCCACCCAAATCTACTCGTACAAACCCGAGGACTTCAAGCCCCAATGGCTCTCATCGTGGACTGGACCTATGTAA